One genomic segment of Nocardioides cavernaquae includes these proteins:
- a CDS encoding diacylglycerol/lipid kinase family protein, with product MTAYSFLVNPRAGGAGRGRGRGGGRELAEVIAQILRAGGHAAEVHLSSGVEASAALVAATVARGDVVVSVGGDGTLASLAGLVSRCGGTLGVVPTGRGNDFARMLALPSDAHGLATVLAAGAVRSLDLISCTVGDRPRQLVAGSVYSGVDAIAAEMVERMRWTPRALQYQVAAVRSLASYTPTRVRVSIDGEVLTADAATVVVANSAYYGAGMKIAPDASLTDGLLDVVVIAAGSRGRLIRAMPKVYDGRHVALDEVTVLRGRVIEISGVPSVPMGGDGEPLGRLPGLTDPPARIEVVPGALRVLLPV from the coding sequence GTGACTGCGTACTCCTTCCTCGTCAATCCGCGTGCAGGTGGCGCCGGACGGGGTCGCGGACGAGGTGGTGGACGCGAGCTTGCCGAGGTGATTGCCCAGATCCTGAGGGCCGGCGGTCACGCCGCCGAGGTCCACCTCTCCTCGGGAGTGGAGGCCAGCGCCGCACTGGTCGCGGCGACCGTTGCCCGCGGCGACGTGGTCGTATCGGTCGGTGGTGACGGCACCCTTGCCTCGCTCGCAGGCCTGGTGTCCAGGTGCGGCGGCACCCTGGGGGTGGTCCCGACGGGGCGCGGCAACGACTTCGCGCGGATGCTGGCGCTGCCATCCGACGCACACGGGCTGGCGACGGTGCTCGCCGCCGGCGCCGTGCGCAGCCTGGACCTGATCTCGTGCACCGTCGGCGACCGGCCGCGCCAGCTCGTCGCAGGCTCGGTCTACTCGGGCGTCGACGCCATCGCCGCCGAGATGGTCGAGCGGATGCGGTGGACACCCCGCGCGCTGCAGTACCAGGTCGCCGCGGTGCGCTCGCTCGCGTCCTACACCCCCACGCGGGTCCGCGTGAGCATCGACGGCGAGGTGCTCACGGCCGACGCGGCCACCGTCGTCGTGGCCAACTCGGCGTACTACGGCGCCGGCATGAAGATCGCGCCTGATGCCTCGCTCACCGATGGCCTGCTCGACGTCGTGGTCATCGCTGCCGGATCGCGTGGCCGACTGATCCGCGCCATGCCGAAGGTGTACGACGGCCGGCACGTCGCCCTCGACGAGGTCACCGTCCTGCGCGGCCGGGTCATCGAGATCAGCGGGGTGCCGTCGGTGCCGATGGGTGGCGACGGCGAACCGCTCGGCCGTCTGCCCGGCCTGACGGATCCGCCGGCGCGGATCGAGGTCGTCCCCGGCGCACTCCGGGTGCTGCTGCCGGTCTGA
- a CDS encoding CaiB/BaiF CoA transferase family protein encodes MELGQGTGPLRGVKIVELAGIGPGPHACMTLADLGADVIRIDRPGGQMLSFGEKDFMGRGRPTIALNLKDPAAVETVLKLVESADVLIEGNRPGVTERLGLGPEDCFARNPKLVYGRMTGWGQDGPLAQAAGHDMNYISIAGALFAMGQDKTRPQFPANLLGDFGGGSMYLVVGVLAALLEARISGQGQVVDAAIVDGTAHLNAMGALMVGIGLAQPDQRASGMLDGAAAFYDVYETSDGRHMSVGAIEPQFFAAFVDLLGIAESAPQQFEFDRVEELRDLIARTFRTRTMAEWTAVFEGTDACVAPILTIPEAAEHPHMKARGVYADRDGMLQPAPAPRFSRTAPSIGMPAAAAGSHTRDALAAWGIDDVDALIESGAAAQP; translated from the coding sequence ATGGAACTTGGTCAGGGCACGGGCCCGCTGCGTGGAGTCAAGATCGTCGAGCTCGCCGGCATCGGTCCGGGTCCGCATGCGTGCATGACGCTGGCGGACCTCGGTGCGGATGTCATCCGCATCGACCGCCCGGGCGGCCAGATGCTGTCGTTCGGCGAGAAGGATTTCATGGGTCGTGGCCGCCCGACGATCGCGCTCAACCTCAAGGACCCGGCCGCGGTCGAGACGGTGCTGAAGCTCGTCGAGAGCGCCGACGTCCTGATCGAAGGGAACCGCCCGGGTGTGACCGAGCGCCTCGGGCTCGGCCCTGAGGACTGCTTCGCCCGCAACCCGAAGCTGGTCTACGGACGGATGACCGGGTGGGGCCAGGACGGGCCGCTCGCGCAGGCCGCCGGGCACGACATGAACTACATCTCCATCGCCGGTGCCCTCTTCGCCATGGGCCAGGACAAGACGCGGCCGCAGTTCCCTGCCAACCTGCTGGGCGACTTCGGTGGCGGCTCGATGTACCTCGTTGTCGGCGTGCTCGCCGCACTGCTCGAGGCGCGCATCTCCGGCCAGGGACAGGTCGTCGACGCTGCGATCGTGGACGGCACGGCTCACCTCAACGCGATGGGTGCCCTGATGGTCGGCATCGGCCTGGCCCAGCCGGACCAGCGCGCCAGTGGCATGCTCGACGGTGCCGCCGCCTTCTACGACGTCTACGAGACCTCGGACGGCCGGCACATGAGCGTCGGTGCGATCGAGCCGCAGTTCTTCGCGGCGTTCGTCGACCTGCTGGGCATCGCGGAGTCCGCGCCGCAGCAGTTCGAGTTCGACCGGGTCGAGGAGCTGCGCGACCTGATCGCCCGCACCTTCAGGACGAGGACGATGGCCGAGTGGACCGCGGTCTTCGAGGGCACCGACGCCTGCGTCGCGCCGATCCTGACCATCCCCGAGGCGGCTGAGCACCCGCACATGAAGGCCCGCGGCGTGTACGCCGACCGCGACGGCATGCTGCAGCCGGCTCCCGCCCCCCGCTTCTCGCGGACGGCCCCGAGCATCGGCATGCCCGCGGCCGCGGCGGGCAGCCACACCCGCGACGCGCTCGCGGCCTGGGGCATCGACGACGTCGACGCCCTGATCGAGTCGGGCGCAGCCGCCCAGCCCTGA
- a CDS encoding helix-turn-helix transcriptional regulator: MVERDAELAILGKLIDRAGVGRGGLVAFDAPAGMGKSRMLWQAREMAAQAGWRTLDARCSPMSPSIGFGVLRDWFGLLAHRAGLGVHPFDGPGQALAEVVDGGTRQLGDLVYGARWVIEELTAERPLLVTVDDLQWADSGSLQVLDLLAPALEQLPCLFVYAVRSGELSAEPEELARIREVSDVITPAALSPSGVAAVIEAQGGDIGLAAAIHTATGGVPLFVNEVIAGGGVDIPESLVGSIAGRLARLSPTALATAHAVAVLGSEASIATVAELNLMAPDAVAHDLGLLTAAQLVTRDGGHLHPRHPLVGEALLAGMTATETADLHRRAAAVLRRHGAARIIVAGHLLLTTPGSDPDVRARLAEQGRHALAAGAPERAHRYLERALAEGPVTANEIPLLSRHAIALTGLGEIDAALASWERASSLTDDPDVIASLRSSSGDALLMAGRHNQAQRAFGSLPDAGPATSPGAQRLASRMVFAGILTGMPAAELRQQCDRVLGQPDEATTSEDRLALAASAAVGVVSCQPSAEVRTLAMRAAGEGALLDAETVDGTAVFMVACSLAWSSALHEADSLLDTALETARTRGSVLHFANAAACRGLVRARMGLAVEATADLESALEQRAHGWNAGLAMLLANLVECRIARGELDRAIQHRGSLESFAHTRGISGAFASSALADLAEAHGDHETAARLYAEVGRLVAERMDNPAVLPWRAGRALALIRLGEGREAAALAQENLVRAEAFGAAYTTAQALRTVAAVDPTCDRVRMLRRALGHLAGVPAGRLEAQVATDLAGMLILLEGPPSTVEAVALLRRAETWAQGHELRPLAERVQRLLARVGEVPHRTDADALALLTPSERRVANLAATGRSNRQIAQELFVTVKAVEWHLSNVYRKLGIRSRTRLPALLSD; encoded by the coding sequence ATGGTGGAGCGGGACGCGGAGTTGGCTATTCTCGGCAAGCTCATTGACCGCGCCGGTGTTGGCCGCGGGGGCTTGGTGGCGTTCGACGCGCCCGCTGGGATGGGTAAGTCCAGGATGCTCTGGCAAGCCCGTGAAATGGCCGCGCAGGCCGGGTGGAGAACCCTGGACGCGCGGTGCAGCCCCATGAGCCCGAGCATCGGGTTCGGAGTACTTCGTGACTGGTTCGGCCTGCTTGCACACCGTGCAGGGCTGGGCGTGCATCCCTTCGACGGACCCGGCCAGGCGCTCGCCGAGGTGGTCGACGGAGGAACCAGGCAGCTCGGCGACCTCGTCTACGGCGCACGCTGGGTCATTGAGGAGCTCACCGCCGAGCGGCCGCTGCTGGTGACGGTGGACGACCTCCAGTGGGCTGACTCCGGCTCCCTCCAGGTCCTCGACCTCCTCGCGCCGGCCCTGGAACAGCTGCCCTGCCTCTTCGTGTACGCCGTGCGCAGCGGCGAGCTGAGCGCCGAACCGGAGGAGCTGGCCCGGATCCGCGAGGTGAGTGACGTGATCACGCCCGCCGCGCTCTCGCCATCGGGCGTCGCGGCCGTGATCGAGGCGCAGGGCGGGGACATCGGTCTGGCTGCAGCGATCCACACGGCGACCGGCGGCGTACCTCTCTTCGTCAACGAGGTGATCGCAGGCGGCGGCGTCGACATCCCCGAGTCACTCGTCGGGTCGATCGCCGGAAGGCTCGCGAGGCTCTCCCCGACTGCGCTGGCCACCGCACATGCGGTGGCCGTCCTCGGCAGCGAGGCGTCGATCGCGACCGTCGCCGAGCTGAACCTCATGGCGCCCGACGCCGTTGCGCACGACCTGGGACTGCTCACCGCAGCGCAGCTCGTCACGCGCGACGGAGGGCACCTGCACCCCCGTCACCCGCTGGTCGGCGAGGCCCTGCTCGCCGGGATGACCGCCACCGAGACCGCAGACCTGCACCGGCGGGCAGCCGCGGTCCTCCGGCGTCACGGCGCCGCCCGGATCATCGTGGCCGGCCACCTGCTGCTGACCACGCCGGGCAGCGATCCCGACGTACGCGCCCGGCTTGCCGAGCAGGGCCGCCACGCGTTGGCGGCCGGAGCACCCGAGCGCGCCCACCGCTATCTCGAGCGCGCGCTCGCCGAGGGGCCGGTCACCGCCAACGAGATCCCGCTGCTGTCCCGGCACGCCATTGCGCTGACCGGCCTGGGCGAGATCGACGCCGCCCTCGCCTCGTGGGAGCGCGCGTCGTCGCTCACCGACGACCCGGACGTCATCGCGTCCCTGCGCTCCTCCTCGGGCGACGCACTGCTGATGGCCGGGCGGCACAACCAGGCGCAGCGCGCGTTCGGATCGCTGCCCGACGCAGGCCCCGCGACCAGCCCGGGTGCCCAGCGCCTGGCCAGCCGCATGGTCTTCGCGGGAATCCTCACGGGCATGCCGGCCGCGGAGCTCCGGCAGCAGTGCGACCGGGTGCTCGGCCAGCCGGACGAAGCGACCACCAGCGAGGACCGGCTCGCGCTCGCCGCCTCGGCCGCCGTCGGCGTCGTGTCGTGCCAGCCCTCGGCGGAGGTCCGCACGCTGGCGATGCGGGCGGCTGGCGAGGGCGCCCTGCTCGACGCGGAGACGGTCGACGGGACAGCCGTCTTCATGGTCGCCTGCTCGCTGGCCTGGTCGTCAGCGCTCCATGAGGCCGACAGCCTGCTCGACACCGCACTCGAGACCGCGCGCACCCGCGGCTCCGTGCTCCACTTCGCCAACGCGGCCGCCTGCCGCGGCCTGGTCCGGGCCCGGATGGGGCTCGCCGTCGAGGCGACCGCCGACCTCGAGTCGGCTCTCGAGCAACGCGCCCACGGCTGGAACGCCGGGCTCGCGATGCTGCTGGCCAACCTCGTCGAGTGCCGTATCGCGCGCGGCGAGCTCGACCGCGCGATCCAGCACCGTGGCAGCCTCGAGTCGTTCGCCCACACGCGCGGGATCTCCGGCGCGTTCGCCAGCTCCGCGCTCGCCGACCTCGCCGAGGCGCACGGCGATCACGAGACCGCTGCGCGGCTGTACGCCGAGGTGGGCCGACTGGTTGCCGAACGGATGGACAACCCGGCGGTGCTCCCCTGGCGCGCCGGCCGGGCGCTGGCCCTGATCCGGCTCGGCGAGGGCCGCGAGGCCGCAGCGCTGGCGCAGGAGAACCTGGTGCGCGCCGAGGCGTTCGGCGCGGCGTACACGACAGCGCAGGCGCTGCGCACGGTCGCGGCCGTCGACCCGACCTGCGACCGGGTCCGGATGTTGCGCCGGGCGCTGGGCCACCTCGCCGGTGTGCCGGCCGGGCGCCTCGAGGCCCAGGTGGCCACGGACCTCGCCGGCATGCTGATCCTGCTCGAGGGTCCACCGTCGACCGTCGAGGCGGTCGCGCTGCTGCGCCGGGCAGAGACCTGGGCGCAGGGCCACGAGCTCCGGCCGCTCGCGGAGCGGGTGCAGCGGCTGCTCGCTCGCGTCGGCGAGGTGCCTCACCGCACCGACGCGGATGCTCTTGCCCTGCTCACCCCGTCCGAGCGGCGCGTGGCCAACCTGGCTGCGACCGGGCGCAGCAACCGGCAGATCGCCCAGGAGCTCTTCGTGACCGTGAAGGCGGTCGAGTGGCACCTGTCCAACGTCTACCGCAAGCTCGGCATCCGGAGCCGCACGCGGCTGCCAGCGCTGCTGTCGGACTAG
- a CDS encoding PadR family transcriptional regulator: MALEHAILVSLRERAASGSELTRRFDKSFGYFWSATHQQIYRTLARMEADGWIASVVVPQQGKPDTKVYDVADRGAEVLAAWLVEPTPATPLRSDLGVKLRGASFAGDRDAVLDVVRGQLADHHARLDLYRQMCKQQFPEPELLRGADLDRYLVLRGGIRFEEGWIGWLTEYVTAHEMASSSSPLPQKDA; this comes from the coding sequence ATGGCCCTCGAGCACGCGATCCTCGTCTCCCTGCGCGAACGCGCAGCGAGCGGCAGCGAGCTCACCCGCAGGTTCGACAAGTCGTTCGGCTACTTCTGGTCGGCCACACACCAGCAGATCTACCGGACGCTGGCCCGCATGGAGGCCGACGGTTGGATCGCCTCGGTCGTCGTGCCCCAGCAGGGCAAGCCCGACACCAAGGTGTACGACGTCGCCGACCGTGGCGCCGAGGTCCTCGCCGCGTGGCTGGTCGAACCCACGCCGGCGACTCCGCTCCGCAGCGACCTGGGCGTGAAGCTCCGTGGCGCGTCATTCGCCGGCGACCGGGATGCCGTCCTCGACGTCGTACGCGGGCAGCTCGCCGACCACCACGCCCGCCTGGACCTCTACCGGCAGATGTGCAAGCAGCAGTTCCCCGAGCCCGAGCTGCTCCGCGGCGCCGACCTCGACCGCTATCTCGTCCTCCGGGGCGGGATCCGGTTCGAGGAAGGCTGGATCGGCTGGCTCACCGAATACGTCACCGCTCACGAGATGGCCTCGTCGAGCTCGCCCCTCCCCCAGAAGGACGCATGA
- a CDS encoding PucR family transcriptional regulator — protein sequence MTEGPLAEPLSLTPEQVTALRGRLPRVGEKVVAAVIAEVPSYSVPFQGRMGRTIEGAVTLALSGFLDMAVNSAASGTSGTRERPQQVFDAAYALGRGEARSGRTMDALTAAYRIGTATAWREMSRTAVSHGLPAEGLVRFAELVFDYLDQISAVSVAGHADELARTGRLRERHLSELAVALLAGREKERLEQLAEQAEWNAPASLTAVLLPQSAARATRPLLDPRTLELAGDVEALDGWPDHAVLLVPGRSRAAVLRSLGEVPGVVGPTVPWTAASRSFHRALRALELGLAAESQALVDTETRLAELVVRADPSAHEDLRAQVLAPLADARPAAAEKLTETLRAWLLHQGRRDDIAEALFVHPQTVRYRMGQLREIFGDRLEDPSFVRDATIALS from the coding sequence GTGACCGAGGGCCCGCTCGCCGAACCGCTCAGCCTGACCCCTGAGCAGGTCACCGCACTGCGCGGGCGTCTCCCCCGAGTAGGCGAGAAGGTCGTGGCTGCGGTGATCGCCGAGGTCCCGAGCTACTCGGTGCCCTTCCAGGGACGGATGGGCCGCACCATCGAGGGAGCAGTCACCCTCGCCCTCTCCGGCTTCCTCGACATGGCGGTCAACTCGGCCGCGAGCGGCACGAGCGGCACTCGCGAGCGGCCCCAGCAGGTCTTCGACGCGGCGTACGCGCTGGGCCGGGGCGAGGCGAGGTCGGGCCGGACGATGGATGCCCTCACCGCGGCGTACCGGATCGGGACGGCGACCGCCTGGCGCGAGATGAGCCGCACCGCCGTGTCGCACGGACTGCCCGCGGAGGGCCTGGTGCGGTTCGCCGAGCTGGTCTTCGACTACCTCGACCAGATCTCTGCGGTGAGCGTCGCGGGGCACGCCGACGAGCTCGCCCGGACCGGCCGGCTGCGCGAGCGACACCTGTCCGAGCTGGCCGTCGCCCTGCTCGCCGGACGCGAGAAGGAGCGGCTGGAGCAGCTCGCCGAGCAGGCCGAGTGGAACGCACCTGCGTCCCTGACCGCAGTCCTCCTCCCCCAGTCGGCGGCCCGGGCGACGCGCCCGCTTCTCGACCCGCGCACGCTCGAGCTGGCCGGCGACGTCGAGGCGCTCGACGGGTGGCCCGACCACGCCGTCCTGCTCGTGCCTGGACGATCACGCGCTGCCGTCCTGCGGTCCCTCGGCGAGGTGCCCGGAGTGGTCGGGCCGACCGTTCCCTGGACGGCGGCTTCCCGGTCGTTCCACCGCGCCCTTCGTGCACTTGAGCTCGGCCTGGCCGCCGAGTCGCAGGCACTGGTGGACACCGAGACCCGACTGGCCGAGCTGGTGGTCCGCGCGGACCCGTCGGCCCACGAGGACCTGCGCGCCCAGGTGCTCGCACCCCTCGCCGACGCCCGTCCCGCTGCCGCGGAGAAGCTGACCGAGACCCTGCGCGCCTGGCTGCTGCACCAGGGGCGTCGCGACGACATCGCCGAGGCGCTGTTCGTGCACCCGCAGACCGTCCGCTACCGCATGGGGCAGCTGCGCGAGATCTTCGGCGACCGCCTCGAGGATCCCTCGTTCGTGCGCGACGCGACCATCGCCCTGTCCTGA
- a CDS encoding pirin family protein, which yields MSIEVRRAGERFVTVEQGRVTRHSFSFGPHYDPANLGFGLLVSHNDDLLQPGAGYPDHPHQEMEIVTWVLSGALAHSDSSGRAGVIVPGQLQVMSAGTGIVHAERAEPGAGVTRFVQTWVRPDSWGAAPRYAAADVSPGPGWTAVAAGAGGGDAGGGGAGGGDALPIGSRGATLWVADVVPGAPLVVPDVPHAHLFVATGAVLLDVESRPDASRPLAVGTDGGLRLGEGDAVRLAGRGLDMTVIEPGQLMLWTFA from the coding sequence ATGAGCATCGAGGTGCGCCGTGCGGGCGAACGGTTCGTCACCGTCGAGCAGGGCCGGGTGACCCGGCACTCGTTCTCCTTCGGCCCGCACTACGACCCGGCCAACCTCGGCTTCGGCCTGCTGGTCAGCCACAACGACGACCTGCTGCAGCCGGGTGCGGGCTATCCCGATCACCCGCACCAGGAGATGGAGATCGTGACCTGGGTGCTGTCGGGAGCGCTGGCGCACTCGGACTCCTCGGGCCGTGCTGGCGTGATCGTGCCGGGTCAGCTCCAGGTCATGTCGGCGGGCACGGGCATCGTGCACGCAGAGAGGGCGGAGCCCGGCGCGGGTGTCACCCGCTTCGTGCAGACCTGGGTGCGGCCGGACTCGTGGGGCGCTGCTCCGCGCTATGCGGCGGCCGACGTGTCGCCGGGGCCGGGCTGGACGGCGGTCGCGGCCGGCGCGGGTGGCGGTGATGCGGGTGGCGGTGGTGCGGGTGGCGGTGATGCGCTGCCGATCGGCAGCCGGGGCGCCACGCTCTGGGTCGCCGACGTCGTGCCGGGCGCGCCGCTCGTGGTTCCCGACGTGCCGCACGCTCACCTGTTCGTGGCGACGGGCGCGGTGTTGCTCGATGTCGAGTCCCGTCCTGATGCTTCCCGTCCGCTCGCGGTCGGCACCGACGGGGGGCTGCGTCTCGGCGAGGGCGACGCGGTCCGGCTGGCGGGCCGAGGGCTCGACATGACGGTGATCGAGCCGGGGCAGCTGATGCTCTGGACCTTCGCCTGA
- a CDS encoding NADPH-dependent 2,4-dienoyl-CoA reductase, which translates to MTEYPHLLSPLKVGTTELRNRVVMGSMHNGLEDKVADIPKQAAFFAERAAGGVGLIVTGGYAPEWQGWVKPFAGGMRTRKDAMHHREITAAVHEHGAKIVMQILHTGRYSYQPFSISASAIKAPINPFKPKAMSDKRIQKTIKAFARSAWLAQKAGYDGVEIMGSEGYLINQFLAERTNKRTDRWGGSPENRRRLPLEIVKATRKLVGPDFILQYRISLLELVEGGQTWDDTVALAKELEAAGVDIFNTGIGWHEARVPTIITQVPRGAWIDSTSALKPHVSVPVIASNRINTPELAEQILVNGHADAVSMARPFLADSEFVNKAATGRADEINICIACNQACLDHAFKNQKVSCLVNPRAGRETELILTPTRSKKKVAVVGAGPAGLSAAVSAAERGLDVALFEKSSEIGGQFRLAMQVPGKEDFKDSVRYFGRRLEVLGVDVRLNTVADPAALAGFDEVIIATGVEPRMPSIPGIDHPKAVSYADVLDGKVVPGKKVAVIGAGGIGVDISVFLTHEEETLDEWKAHWGVGDPAIDEGGLTEKKPRNPAREVWLLQRKTSRIGKGLGKTSGWAHMAHLKQDGVHQITGASYDLIDDAGLHITITSKDGEVTKQVLDVDHVVICAGQESVRGLYDDLVAADKAEGLHLIGGADVAAELDAKRAIKQGTETAAAL; encoded by the coding sequence ATGACTGAGTACCCCCACCTCCTGTCCCCGCTGAAGGTCGGCACGACCGAGCTGCGCAACCGCGTCGTCATGGGCTCGATGCACAACGGTCTCGAGGACAAGGTCGCTGACATCCCGAAGCAGGCGGCGTTCTTCGCCGAGCGTGCAGCGGGCGGCGTCGGCCTCATCGTCACCGGCGGCTACGCACCCGAGTGGCAGGGCTGGGTCAAGCCGTTCGCGGGCGGCATGCGCACCCGCAAGGACGCCATGCACCACCGCGAGATCACGGCCGCCGTCCACGAGCACGGCGCCAAGATCGTGATGCAGATCCTGCACACGGGCCGCTACTCCTACCAGCCGTTCAGCATCTCCGCCTCGGCGATCAAGGCTCCGATCAACCCCTTCAAGCCGAAGGCGATGTCGGACAAGCGGATCCAGAAGACCATCAAGGCCTTCGCCCGCTCCGCCTGGCTGGCCCAGAAGGCCGGCTACGACGGCGTGGAGATCATGGGCTCCGAGGGCTACCTGATCAACCAGTTCCTCGCCGAGCGCACCAACAAGCGCACCGATCGCTGGGGCGGCTCACCGGAGAACCGTCGCCGCCTCCCCCTCGAGATCGTGAAGGCCACGCGCAAGCTGGTCGGCCCCGACTTCATCCTGCAGTACCGGATCTCGCTGCTCGAGCTGGTCGAGGGCGGCCAGACCTGGGACGACACCGTGGCCCTGGCCAAGGAGCTCGAGGCCGCCGGCGTCGACATCTTCAACACCGGCATCGGCTGGCACGAGGCCCGGGTCCCCACGATCATCACGCAGGTCCCGCGCGGTGCCTGGATCGACAGCACCTCGGCGCTCAAGCCGCACGTGAGCGTCCCGGTCATCGCCTCCAACCGGATCAACACCCCGGAGTTGGCCGAGCAGATCCTCGTCAACGGCCACGCCGACGCGGTCTCGATGGCCCGCCCGTTCCTCGCCGACTCCGAGTTCGTCAACAAGGCCGCAACGGGCCGGGCCGACGAGATCAACATCTGCATCGCCTGCAACCAGGCCTGCCTCGACCACGCGTTCAAGAACCAGAAGGTCTCCTGCCTGGTCAACCCGCGTGCGGGTCGCGAGACTGAGCTGATCCTGACCCCGACCCGCTCGAAGAAGAAGGTCGCCGTCGTCGGCGCCGGCCCCGCCGGACTCTCTGCCGCGGTCTCCGCGGCCGAGCGCGGCCTCGACGTCGCCCTCTTCGAGAAGAGCTCCGAGATCGGCGGCCAGTTCCGCCTCGCCATGCAGGTGCCCGGCAAGGAGGACTTCAAGGACTCCGTGCGCTACTTCGGGCGTCGGCTCGAGGTGCTCGGCGTCGACGTCCGCCTCAACACGGTCGCTGACCCGGCCGCGCTGGCCGGCTTCGACGAGGTCATCATCGCCACCGGCGTCGAGCCGCGCATGCCCTCCATCCCGGGCATCGACCACCCCAAGGCTGTGTCCTACGCAGACGTCCTCGACGGCAAGGTCGTCCCGGGCAAGAAGGTCGCCGTGATCGGTGCCGGCGGCATCGGCGTCGACATCTCGGTGTTCCTGACGCACGAGGAGGAGACCCTCGACGAGTGGAAGGCGCACTGGGGCGTCGGCGACCCGGCCATCGACGAAGGCGGCCTGACCGAGAAGAAGCCGCGCAACCCCGCCCGTGAGGTGTGGCTGCTGCAGCGCAAGACCTCCCGCATCGGCAAGGGCCTGGGCAAGACGTCCGGCTGGGCGCACATGGCGCACCTCAAGCAGGACGGCGTCCACCAGATCACCGGTGCGTCGTACGACCTGATCGACGACGCCGGCCTGCACATCACCATCACGTCCAAGGATGGCGAGGTCACGAAGCAGGTGCTCGATGTCGACCACGTCGTCATCTGCGCCGGCCAGGAGTCCGTGCGGGGTCTGTACGACGACCTCGTGGCTGCCGACAAGGCCGAAGGCCTGCACCTGATCGGTGGCGCTGACGTCGCCGCCGAGCTCGACGCGAAGCGTGCGATCAAGCAGGGCACGGAGACCGCCGCGGCCCTCTGA